Genomic DNA from bacterium:
CAACTCGGCACCGGCGGCGGTGAGGCCCGCAAAGACCGCCTGCTAGACTCCGCTCATGCTTCTCTTGCGGGTTCAAACACCCGACGGAGAGACACTCGAACACCGTGCCGACGACGGCGAAGTAAAGGTCGGCCGTTCGTCGAGTGCCCATCTATCGCTCTCCGACCGTTTTCTCTCCCGCCTGCATGCGCGTTTCTTTGTGCGTGACGGCGATTGGTGGCTCGAGGACCTCGGCTCGCGAAACGGCACCCACCTCAACGACTTGCGACTGGAAGAGGCCACCAAGGTCAAGACGGGCGACACGGTGCGAGTCTCCGGCTGTGTTCTGAAGGTGCGCCTGGGGGACGACGTCGCTCAGAATAGCGGCTCGACCGGCTGGGGAGCCACGATTTTTCGGGCCGCTTCGGATCTGCTGCAGAGCGACGCGGTCGAGTCGGTCGAGGACTCGCCCGACGCCCTGCGCGGCTACGCCGAGCGGCTCAGGGTGCTGAACGAGGTCCATCATGCTCTCAGCCGATCGATCTCCCTGAGCGAGCTGCTCGAGCTGATCCTGGCCAGGGCCTTCGAGCACGTCGGCTGTGAAGAAGGCGCCGTGTTTCTTCGTCAGGCCGACGGCAGCTACGAGCGCGCGGCGACTCGCACTACCGACACCGAAAGCGACGCCTACCTTTATTCCGAGACTCTCCTGAGGGAAGTCGGCGACAAAGGGCTCGCTGCTCTGGTGCTGGACGCCGGAACCGACGAGCGATTTCGAGAAGCCCAGAGCATCATGACCTCGGGCGTCCGCAGTCTCGTCGCCGCGCCGTTGATGGACCCCGACGGCTCGCTCGGCTTGATCGTGCTCAACTCGCGGCTCCACATGCGTCAGTTCACCGAGGACGACATGTCGCTGCTGACCTCGCTGGCTTCGGTGGCCGCGCTGCGGATTCGCAACGTCGCTCTCGCCCTGGAGGCCGCCGAGCGCCAACGCCTGGAAGAAGAGCTCGAGCTCGCTCGGAGCATTCAGGTGGCACTGCTGCCGGCGTCGCTGCCCGACATCGACGGTTACGAGCTCTGGGGGCGGAACCTCCCTTCTCGCGGTGTCTCCGGCGACTTCTACGAGATCGTTGCCCGCGACGGAGACTACTTCCTGCTCATCGCGGACGTCTCGGGTAAGGGCATAGCGGCGTCTCTGCTCACCGCTTCCTTCGAAGCTCTCGCCGCGGGTCCGATCGAGGAGGGCCGAAGTCCGGGACAAGTGACCGCCGGAGTCTCCAAGCGGCTATTCGAGCGCACACCGCTCGCCAAGTATGCAACCGCGTGGCTCGGAACACTCGAGCCCGAGACGGGCCGGGTTTGTTACACGAATGCCGGTCATAATCCCGCTCTACACGTGCGCGCCTCGGGCGCGGTAAAACCTCTCGGACCCACCGGCGTTCCCGTCGGACTCGTGCAAGGCTCCGAGTACGAGGAGGCGGAGATCCACCTCGAGCCCGAGGATCTCCTTCTCCTCTACACCGACGGAATCACCGAATCCGAGAATCCGGACGGCGAGGAGTACGGGCTCGAACGGCTGATCGACTTCTGCGCGGGCCACCGAGAAGACAGTCCCGAGGAGTTCGCCCAACAGTTGACGAGATCCCTCGACGAGTTTTCGCGTGGTGAACCCGCCGGAGACGATCGGACCGTGGTCTTCGTCCGCAGGCGAACGGCCCTCGGTAACTCACGATAGAACAAGTAGATACCGCTCCGAGCGTCCGGCACACTCGAATACGGCAGTAAACACAACAGAAATCGGCTTCCGCAGAGGGTTGTCCCGTGCTACGATCCCCGGGTTCGATAGCCAATCTGTGCATTCGGGCCCTCGATTCGACACCAACAAAATGTCAACAGAAACCGGAGTCGAACTCTAGGAATCAGTATTCGTTTGGATTAGGGTAATCCTATTCATCAGAAAACCTGGAGGCTCCTCCCGGCGGAGAGCTTCCAACACCGATGACGGAAGGAGTTTGAATGAACAAAACGGAAATGGCCGAAAAGCTCGCGAAGAAGTGCGACATCTCACAGTCCAAGGCTCTGGAGTGTGTCAACGCGATCTTCGAGACCAAGCCCGGCCACGGGATCATCGCGACCGAGCTGGATGGCGGTCGCAAAGTGCAGATCGCCGGCTTCGGCAGTTTCGACACCAAGCATCGCTCGGCGCGCCAGGGTCGCAATCCCGCCACCGGCCAGACGATCACCATCGCGGCCAAGAAGTACGCGACGTTCAAGGCCGCCAAGGGCCTCAAGGACAGAGTCGCCGACTGAGACCGTCTTCGATAACGGATAGGAGAAGGCCCCGGCGCTGATCGCGACCGGGGCTTTCTTCTATTCTGACCCGCGTTTGGTGCCGTTTCCCTACTACAAGCGTCTCAGTCCCGCCCAAAAGGCCATCTACCGCGCCAGCGACCGGGTGAGCGAGATTCCATTGCCTCGGCCCGGCCGGCTCCGGGCCTCGGTCTCCGAGATCGCCGACAGCCTGGCCGCGGAGCGCCGAGCGGAGCTCAATCGCGCCTGCCAGCAGCTGTCCGACGACCTGCTCGCCCAACTCGATGTCGAGGCGCTGACCGTCAAGGTCCTGAGCGCAAGGCCCAGCGACGACTGGGGCGAGCTTCAGGGGTTGTACGAGCCCGCCGAGGACGGTGCCGAAGCGAGGATCAGCGTTTGGATGCGAACCGCTCAGAAGCGAAACGTCGTCGCCTTCAAGACGTTCCTACGGACGCTGCTCCACGAGCTCGGCCATCATCTGGACTACGAGCTTCTCGAGCTCGAAGACAGCCTCCATACCGA
This window encodes:
- a CDS encoding SpoIIE family protein phosphatase, which gives rise to MLLLRVQTPDGETLEHRADDGEVKVGRSSSAHLSLSDRFLSRLHARFFVRDGDWWLEDLGSRNGTHLNDLRLEEATKVKTGDTVRVSGCVLKVRLGDDVAQNSGSTGWGATIFRAASDLLQSDAVESVEDSPDALRGYAERLRVLNEVHHALSRSISLSELLELILARAFEHVGCEEGAVFLRQADGSYERAATRTTDTESDAYLYSETLLREVGDKGLAALVLDAGTDERFREAQSIMTSGVRSLVAAPLMDPDGSLGLIVLNSRLHMRQFTEDDMSLLTSLASVAALRIRNVALALEAAERQRLEEELELARSIQVALLPASLPDIDGYELWGRNLPSRGVSGDFYEIVARDGDYFLLIADVSGKGIAASLLTASFEALAAGPIEEGRSPGQVTAGVSKRLFERTPLAKYATAWLGTLEPETGRVCYTNAGHNPALHVRASGAVKPLGPTGVPVGLVQGSEYEEAEIHLEPEDLLLLYTDGITESENPDGEEYGLERLIDFCAGHREDSPEEFAQQLTRSLDEFSRGEPAGDDRTVVFVRRRTALGNSR
- a CDS encoding HU family DNA-binding protein, with amino-acid sequence MNKTEMAEKLAKKCDISQSKALECVNAIFETKPGHGIIATELDGGRKVQIAGFGSFDTKHRSARQGRNPATGQTITIAAKKYATFKAAKGLKDRVAD